Proteins encoded within one genomic window of Granulicella pectinivorans:
- a CDS encoding choice-of-anchor D domain-containing protein: MKFGRILPLVYPAARIAIPFFMLLSAGMLVPGIDAQTSVQIHDIMVAGSNPVVGTATTKTLPYSPYSGQNVSVSGIVVGVMSTGDFAGTVYISEPSGSWDSIVLTAEGMPVFGMKSLNPACAVVGATVTVVGQVVLSNSVVATDITAAGTPGTGILPTSCTVTSTSGTMTQSISVSSVLTAFGDALKYTGMTTSATFYAIAPATGTLAEASATETSNGQFWATLSANTTTNNHIFRSAGIAGDEYVPSTAPATVATWAGNPQRVLIDTTTFGGSPVDITVGQSITCTTGSNITVGATAGIGLIDYTLGYARLLIFPTSVCTVNGTVATTTSATADATHFHVGTLDLNRFYSTTGATTGSVALTSPAYSRRLAKASLAIVNSLGKPDILAVQEVQDLTTLSDLAASVNTLGSVSYQPYLVQGNDANSLNLGFLVNATTLVTDSVTQVEKSSTYTTASGGSATLWERPPLVLQAEFVRVGKNYPVTVINVHFTPRDTIGDATLGPDIRAHRAAQAADLSALVQTYQTAGQNVIVSGNLNAFEYNDGYVDVTGIVDGSPAAASAVSLSSATKTTGALTDFVTSVPATSRYNFIERGDAVVYEHILASATVTDHSTASASLASYVSTVTQPHFTTDFAAINTNSSSTPAGLTPHDGFVVAFLIPPVPTTASISPTSIHFGDVDLGGSATQTVNFTNTTTFTSTVTISNIAVSGTNAGDFTQTSPCTSVAMGQTCTISVTFTPSAIGTRTATLTVTNDSTSNPTLTVSLTGDGVDTTATLTPASADFGSVYAGGGTSTAKTFTFTNTSAIAIATKSIAVTGNFSQTNTCPATLAAGASCTISVAFAPLSSGTLTGALTVTDSSTANPTLTAALTGTGLPTTATFSPSTATYPNTIVGNASAAQSFTWTNTSAIPLTVSKVSTTGNFTVSATTCAGSIAANSSCVVSVTFTPTALGTLSGSVSVVSTSSANPTLTATLSGRGVADVEASVSSLSFGNVDLGATSAAQTFTVTNYTAAAISLTATQITSDFAYTTTCAAIIAGSSTCIVSVTFTPTTTGVRTGSLTIDTNDTKYPVLTVALTGNGVDFSIAITPTSGSVIAGDGISPTLTLTPIGGFSAQIALGCTTTAGGSNCTPQTTPLTLASATTMPLAITTTSQYTVIGYGGSLLLGLLSTGSIFLRRRKARTLPLLLAFLIVLGAANLGCSGKLPDRNASPTYPGTYTYTISATDGTVTHTATYQLTVSVK; encoded by the coding sequence ATGAAGTTTGGAAGGATTTTGCCGCTCGTTTACCCTGCTGCCCGCATCGCCATTCCGTTCTTTATGCTGCTGAGCGCGGGCATGCTCGTTCCGGGCATCGATGCTCAGACGTCTGTGCAGATTCACGACATCATGGTGGCGGGCAGCAATCCCGTGGTCGGAACGGCGACGACGAAGACACTGCCGTACTCGCCCTACTCGGGGCAGAATGTCTCAGTCTCGGGTATTGTCGTTGGCGTGATGAGTACGGGCGACTTCGCCGGCACGGTCTATATCTCGGAGCCGAGCGGCTCGTGGGATTCGATTGTCCTGACCGCGGAGGGCATGCCTGTGTTCGGGATGAAGAGTCTGAACCCCGCCTGCGCCGTGGTTGGCGCGACCGTAACCGTCGTGGGCCAGGTGGTGCTGTCGAACTCGGTGGTCGCGACGGACATTACGGCCGCTGGGACGCCCGGTACCGGTATTCTGCCTACGTCATGCACGGTAACCTCAACCAGCGGCACGATGACCCAGAGCATCTCGGTTTCGAGCGTGCTGACGGCCTTTGGCGATGCGTTGAAGTACACGGGGATGACCACGAGCGCTACGTTCTACGCTATTGCACCCGCGACGGGAACGCTGGCCGAGGCTTCCGCGACGGAGACATCCAATGGCCAGTTCTGGGCGACGTTGAGCGCCAACACCACGACGAACAATCACATCTTCCGTTCGGCCGGGATCGCAGGGGACGAGTATGTGCCTTCGACCGCCCCTGCGACGGTCGCCACCTGGGCCGGTAACCCGCAGCGTGTTCTCATCGACACGACCACCTTTGGCGGATCGCCGGTCGACATTACCGTGGGGCAGAGCATCACCTGCACCACGGGATCGAATATCACGGTTGGCGCGACCGCCGGGATCGGGCTGATCGACTACACGCTTGGCTATGCTCGTCTGCTCATCTTTCCCACCAGCGTCTGCACGGTGAACGGCACGGTGGCGACGACGACCTCGGCTACGGCGGATGCGACGCACTTCCATGTCGGCACGCTGGACCTGAACCGCTTCTATTCGACTACCGGAGCAACCACGGGCTCGGTCGCACTTACCTCGCCGGCTTATTCGAGAAGGCTTGCGAAGGCGTCGCTTGCCATCGTCAACTCGCTGGGCAAGCCCGACATTCTCGCCGTGCAGGAGGTGCAGGATCTTACGACGCTCTCCGACCTGGCAGCCTCGGTCAACACGCTCGGCAGCGTCAGCTATCAGCCCTATCTTGTGCAGGGGAACGACGCGAACAGCCTGAACCTTGGCTTCCTCGTCAACGCTACGACACTTGTCACGGATTCTGTGACACAAGTGGAGAAGTCCTCTACCTACACCACAGCGTCGGGTGGGTCGGCCACGCTCTGGGAGCGTCCTCCGCTGGTGCTGCAGGCGGAGTTTGTGCGCGTTGGCAAGAATTATCCCGTTACGGTGATCAACGTTCACTTTACCCCGCGCGATACCATCGGCGACGCGACACTTGGCCCCGATATTCGGGCCCACCGCGCTGCGCAGGCTGCCGATCTGTCGGCCCTTGTGCAGACGTACCAGACCGCTGGGCAGAACGTGATCGTCAGCGGCAATCTGAATGCGTTTGAGTACAACGACGGCTATGTGGATGTCACCGGGATCGTCGATGGGTCGCCTGCGGCAGCTTCAGCCGTCAGCCTTTCTTCTGCGACTAAGACGACGGGAGCTCTTACCGACTTTGTGACGTCTGTCCCCGCGACCTCGCGCTATAACTTCATTGAGCGCGGCGATGCGGTCGTCTACGAGCACATTCTTGCCTCGGCCACTGTCACCGATCACTCGACCGCAAGCGCCTCGCTGGCGAGCTATGTCTCCACCGTCACGCAGCCGCACTTCACCACGGACTTCGCTGCCATCAACACCAACAGCTCCAGCACGCCTGCGGGCCTTACGCCGCATGACGGCTTCGTCGTCGCGTTCCTCATCCCGCCCGTTCCGACGACGGCTTCGATCTCGCCCACATCCATCCACTTCGGCGATGTCGATCTTGGTGGTTCTGCTACACAAACAGTTAACTTTACGAACACGACGACCTTCACCTCCACGGTCACGATCTCGAACATCGCCGTCTCCGGCACGAACGCCGGGGACTTCACCCAGACTTCGCCCTGCACCTCGGTCGCGATGGGCCAGACCTGCACGATTTCGGTGACGTTTACGCCAAGTGCGATCGGTACTCGTACGGCGACCCTCACCGTCACGAACGACTCCACCAGCAACCCGACCCTCACTGTATCGCTCACCGGAGATGGCGTCGACACGACCGCGACTCTTACCCCGGCGTCCGCCGACTTCGGCAGCGTGTATGCGGGCGGCGGCACATCGACGGCAAAGACCTTTACCTTCACCAACACCAGCGCGATCGCGATCGCGACCAAGTCCATCGCGGTCACGGGCAACTTCTCCCAGACCAACACGTGCCCGGCCACGCTCGCCGCGGGAGCAAGCTGCACGATCTCCGTCGCCTTTGCGCCACTCAGCAGCGGCACCCTTACGGGGGCCCTGACTGTGACCGATTCCTCAACTGCGAACCCCACCCTGACGGCAGCCCTCACCGGGACGGGGCTGCCCACCACGGCGACGTTCTCGCCCAGCACGGCCACGTACCCGAACACAATCGTTGGCAACGCGTCCGCGGCGCAGAGCTTCACCTGGACGAACACCAGCGCGATCCCACTTACCGTTTCGAAGGTTTCGACAACGGGCAACTTTACTGTCTCCGCGACCACCTGCGCCGGCTCCATCGCGGCGAACAGCAGTTGCGTCGTCTCGGTTACGTTCACCCCGACCGCCCTTGGCACGCTCTCCGGTAGCGTCAGTGTCGTGTCGACGAGTTCCGCGAACCCGACCCTGACCGCAACGCTCTCTGGACGCGGCGTGGCGGACGTCGAGGCCTCTGTCTCTTCGCTGAGCTTCGGCAACGTCGACCTTGGCGCAACCTCCGCCGCACAGACTTTCACGGTCACGAACTATACGGCGGCGGCCATCTCTCTGACGGCAACGCAGATCACCAGCGACTTCGCCTACACCACGACCTGCGCGGCGATCATCGCCGGATCGAGTACCTGCATTGTCTCCGTTACGTTTACCCCGACGACGACCGGCGTCCGCACGGGAAGCCTTACGATCGACACCAACGACACCAAGTACCCCGTTCTTACTGTCGCTCTGACTGGGAATGGCGTTGATTTTTCGATCGCCATCACCCCTACCTCGGGCTCCGTCATCGCGGGCGACGGCATCTCGCCCACCCTTACTCTGACGCCGATTGGTGGCTTCTCCGCCCAGATCGCTCTCGGCTGCACTACGACCGCCGGTGGCTCGAACTGCACGCCCCAGACCACGCCGCTTACGCTTGCGTCGGCGACGACCATGCCACTGGCGATTACGACGACTTCTCAGTACACGGTCATCGGCTACGGGGGCTCTCTGCTGCTTGGATTGCTCTCTACGGGATCGATTTTCTTGCGCCGTCGCAAAGCGCGCACGCTGCCGCTGCTGCTCGCCTTCCTGATCGTTCTCGGGGCGGCGAACCTTGGATGCAGCGGCAAGCTCCCCGACAGGAACGCGAGCCCGACTTACCCCGGCACGTACACGTATACCATCTCGGCGACGGACGGCACCGTCACCCACACAGCGACCTATCAACTGACTGTGAGCGTCAAGTAG
- a CDS encoding Spy/CpxP family protein refolding chaperone, with translation MKSRLAHLALCCSVLLSAGTCAHAQAPGGGHPPGGPPPGTRPPGPPPGAPPPGGNAPGSNAQGSNNSGAGASPRAQSVTSGSGVKLGPPGRWWDDKTVVQNVGLSRMQQKKMDAIFNANRDAIVQAYQAFQKQQAALNTLSKSPQVDKAQMFAAIDAVNQARATLAKANTEMLLQIRQQLDPAQITKLESLP, from the coding sequence ATGAAATCCCGTCTCGCCCATCTCGCGCTGTGTTGCTCGGTGCTCCTGTCCGCCGGGACATGCGCCCATGCACAGGCTCCGGGTGGGGGACATCCACCGGGAGGCCCTCCCCCGGGCACGCGTCCACCGGGACCTCCTCCCGGTGCTCCACCCCCAGGCGGCAACGCCCCCGGATCAAATGCGCAGGGCTCCAATAATTCCGGCGCAGGCGCGTCTCCCCGGGCACAAAGCGTCACCAGCGGAAGCGGCGTGAAGCTCGGGCCTCCGGGACGCTGGTGGGACGACAAGACCGTGGTCCAGAACGTGGGCTTGAGCCGCATGCAGCAGAAGAAAATGGACGCCATCTTCAATGCGAACCGCGACGCGATCGTGCAGGCCTATCAGGCTTTCCAGAAGCAGCAGGCCGCGCTGAACACGCTTAGCAAGTCTCCCCAGGTCGACAAGGCTCAGATGTTCGCGGCGATCGACGCCGTGAATCAGGCGCGCGCCACCCTCGCGAAGGCCAACACGGAGATGTTGTTACAGATTCGGCAGCAGCTCGACCCGGCGCAGATCACGAAGCTCGAGAGCCTGCCTTAG
- a CDS encoding DNA-binding domain-containing protein: MTLLELQRRMSADVCRPLTPHMDMQAVTADGASVTAIAQSYIKPNDRLTSFERLEIYNRQYWFRVIAAVSEDFPALEAVLGRKKFDVLVLAYLRENPSTSFTLRNLGARLPAWLAVHPEFAPRRHALMVDVAKLEWAYVESYDRASLSPLVEEDFRELDDDSTLMLQPHLQLLELNYPVDELVLAVHKATPESDIVSNAVAERRESTRIRLPKMLRSKVYLAVHRFDNSIYYRRIEREAFLILSALYAQVPLGEALANAFEATTLSPEEQAQKIQDCFAHAAQLGWFCRELYDRSRSA, encoded by the coding sequence ATGACTCTCCTCGAACTCCAACGCCGCATGTCCGCCGATGTTTGCCGTCCCCTGACCCCGCACATGGACATGCAGGCTGTCACCGCGGATGGAGCATCCGTCACGGCCATCGCACAGAGCTACATCAAGCCCAACGACCGGCTCACGTCCTTTGAGCGCCTGGAAATCTACAACCGCCAATACTGGTTCCGCGTCATCGCCGCTGTCTCGGAAGACTTCCCTGCGTTAGAGGCTGTCCTCGGCAGAAAGAAGTTCGACGTCCTCGTACTGGCCTACCTCAGGGAGAACCCCTCCACCTCCTTCACCTTGCGCAACCTCGGTGCCAGGCTACCGGCATGGCTGGCGGTGCATCCTGAGTTCGCTCCGCGCCGGCATGCGCTGATGGTCGACGTGGCAAAGCTCGAATGGGCCTACGTCGAATCGTACGATCGCGCCTCGCTCTCCCCACTGGTCGAGGAAGACTTCCGCGAACTCGACGACGACTCCACGCTCATGTTGCAGCCTCATCTTCAACTGCTGGAACTGAACTACCCCGTCGACGAGCTCGTCCTAGCCGTTCACAAGGCAACGCCCGAGTCCGACATCGTCAGCAACGCGGTCGCTGAACGCAGGGAATCCACGCGCATCCGCCTGCCGAAGATGCTGCGGTCGAAGGTCTATCTCGCAGTGCATCGCTTCGATAACTCCATCTACTATCGCCGCATCGAACGCGAGGCCTTCCTCATCCTCTCGGCTCTCTATGCGCAGGTGCCGCTGGGCGAAGCCCTCGCAAACGCATTCGAAGCCACCACGCTCTCTCCCGAGGAACAGGCGCAGAAAATTCAGGACTGCTTCGCCCATGCCGCGCAACTCGGCTGGTTCTGCCGTGAGCTCTACGACCGATCCAGGTCGGCCTGA
- a CDS encoding glycosyl hydrolase family 95 catalytic domain-containing protein has product MPPPSRGGDDPHLIPIYFQYGRYMLIASSRPGMLAANLQGIWNESVDPPWGSKYTININTQMNYWLANRANLADLHAPLFDLLESTQQAGATTAQKYSPAATRLLARNGHTPPSKARTKSTDEPLVPTNEAG; this is encoded by the coding sequence GTGCCGCCCCCATCACGCGGCGGCGACGACCCCCACCTCATTCCCATCTACTTCCAGTACGGCCGCTACATGCTCATCGCCAGCTCCCGCCCCGGCATGCTCGCCGCAAACCTGCAAGGCATCTGGAACGAGTCCGTCGATCCGCCCTGGGGCTCCAAGTACACCATCAACATCAACACCCAGATGAACTACTGGCTCGCCAACCGCGCTAACCTGGCTGACCTCCACGCGCCCCTCTTCGATCTCCTCGAATCGACACAACAAGCCGGCGCCACCACCGCGCAAAAGTACTCTCCGGCTGCCACCCGTCTGCTGGCACGCAATGGACACACCCCACCCTCGAAAGCCAGGACCAAATCCACCGACGAACCGCTCGTCCCCACCAACGAAGCCGGCTGA
- a CDS encoding four-carbon acid sugar kinase family protein, whose translation MTTEAREPMAIVADDLTGACDSGAAFAAAGLRVVVALDGLPVESADVVAFSTETRNFASDEAMRVVREAVSRAGRKVFKKVDSAGRGAFGAEIVAALETSRASVALVAPSFPGAGRVVRDGVLRVTDFAGQDTEIEVKGLFAPGHAIGVLRVDAVDEMARQIAAAVGEGMKLLLCDAVTQEDLERLVCAGRRVDAAVLWCGSMGLAKALAGLRRGVSAVPSGRVGRVLLFVGTEHPVTAMQVARLAEEELAPGRWVHHLTFEERSEHAVRACFFETDTGAMILTGGDTAAFVLRVLGASRLVLGGAVSDGIPWGVIEGGVADGCLVVTKSGGFGDRDSLADAFAFCERRQHETA comes from the coding sequence GTGACCACAGAGGCCCGGGAGCCGATGGCGATTGTTGCGGATGACCTGACCGGTGCCTGCGATAGCGGTGCTGCGTTCGCGGCGGCTGGATTACGTGTTGTCGTGGCGTTGGATGGTTTGCCGGTGGAGAGCGCCGATGTCGTGGCGTTCTCGACGGAGACGCGGAATTTTGCATCGGACGAGGCGATGCGTGTGGTGCGCGAGGCTGTATCGCGTGCTGGACGAAAGGTGTTCAAGAAGGTCGATTCGGCGGGGCGCGGCGCGTTTGGTGCGGAGATCGTGGCTGCGCTCGAGACTTCACGGGCTTCGGTGGCTTTGGTGGCTCCTTCGTTTCCAGGGGCGGGGCGGGTTGTGCGTGACGGTGTCCTGCGTGTCACGGACTTTGCCGGGCAGGATACGGAGATTGAGGTGAAGGGGTTGTTTGCGCCGGGGCATGCCATTGGTGTGTTGCGGGTGGATGCTGTCGATGAGATGGCCCGGCAGATTGCGGCTGCGGTGGGTGAGGGGATGAAGCTGCTGCTTTGTGACGCTGTGACGCAGGAAGATCTGGAGCGTCTGGTGTGCGCTGGGCGGCGTGTCGATGCTGCTGTCTTGTGGTGCGGTTCGATGGGGTTGGCGAAGGCTTTGGCGGGGTTGCGGCGTGGTGTGTCTGCTGTGCCTTCGGGGCGTGTTGGGAGGGTGTTGTTGTTTGTTGGAACCGAGCATCCGGTGACGGCGATGCAGGTGGCTCGGTTGGCCGAGGAAGAGCTCGCGCCCGGGCGATGGGTGCATCATTTGACGTTCGAGGAGCGGTCGGAGCATGCGGTGAGGGCTTGCTTCTTCGAGACGGATACGGGTGCGATGATTTTGACGGGTGGCGACACGGCGGCCTTTGTGCTGCGTGTGCTGGGGGCGTCGCGGCTGGTGCTGGGCGGCGCTGTGAGCGATGGCATTCCCTGGGGCGTGATCGAAGGCGGCGTTGCGGATGGATGCCTTGTGGTGACGAAGTCGGGTGGCTTTGGGGATCGCGATTCCTTGGCGGATGCGTTTGCGTTTTGTGAGAGGAGACAGCATGAGACGGCCTAG
- the pdxA gene encoding 4-hydroxythreonine-4-phosphate dehydrogenase PdxA — translation MRRPRIVVTIGDPAGVGAEITLKALRDPELVDAADWMVVGDAGALEAVDMAYRDVVDPRVTFLDGTSLEAGQAIAFGAIRAEYGLAALDYVRRATRMCLSGEADAMVTAPLNKEAVSMSGMVFSGHTEFIAQLCGATESRMLLASERLATVHVSTHIALEQACKVEKDRIVRTIELGAEAVRWMLGREPRIGVCGLNPHAGEHTMFGRQDSEVIAPAVEEARALGFDCSGPHSPDAIFIRGVRKEFDLIVAMYHDQGHIPMKLIDFEKTVNISLGIPIIRTSVDHGTAFDIAGKGKADSQNMQAAMWMAVRMAKGRIAEEASMP, via the coding sequence ATGAGACGGCCTAGGATTGTGGTGACGATTGGCGATCCGGCGGGTGTGGGCGCGGAGATTACGTTGAAGGCGTTGCGTGATCCGGAGCTGGTGGACGCGGCGGACTGGATGGTGGTCGGGGATGCGGGTGCGCTTGAAGCGGTCGATATGGCCTATCGCGATGTGGTCGATCCGCGTGTGACGTTTCTCGATGGCACGTCGCTGGAGGCGGGGCAGGCGATTGCGTTTGGTGCGATCCGGGCAGAGTATGGGTTGGCTGCGCTCGACTATGTGAGGCGTGCGACGCGGATGTGTCTGAGTGGTGAGGCGGATGCGATGGTGACGGCGCCGCTGAACAAAGAGGCGGTGAGCATGTCGGGCATGGTGTTTTCCGGCCATACGGAGTTTATTGCTCAACTATGCGGGGCGACGGAGTCGCGCATGCTGCTGGCGAGCGAACGGCTGGCCACGGTGCATGTGTCGACGCATATTGCGCTGGAGCAGGCGTGCAAGGTGGAGAAGGACAGGATCGTCAGGACGATTGAGCTGGGTGCGGAGGCGGTGCGGTGGATGCTTGGGCGGGAGCCTCGGATTGGGGTGTGTGGGCTGAATCCCCATGCGGGAGAGCACACCATGTTTGGCCGGCAGGATTCGGAGGTGATTGCTCCGGCGGTGGAGGAGGCACGTGCGTTGGGCTTCGATTGTTCGGGGCCGCACTCGCCGGACGCGATCTTTATCCGCGGGGTGCGGAAGGAGTTCGACCTGATTGTGGCGATGTATCACGACCAGGGGCACATCCCGATGAAGCTGATCGACTTTGAGAAGACGGTGAACATCTCACTGGGGATACCGATCATTCGCACGTCGGTGGATCACGGCACGGCGTTCGACATCGCGGGTAAAGGCAAGGCGGACAGCCAGAACATGCAGGCCGCGATGTGGATGGCGGTGCGGATGGCGAAGGGACGGATTGCCGAGGAGGCCTCGATGCCTTAG
- a CDS encoding family 78 glycoside hydrolase catalytic domain: MFRHILALSLLSIAASAQQPLTTAQWIQAPFSTPRDGAELDGSHPMPVFRRAFTTTGTEATLHIAGLGQFQASIDGVPIGPTGLHEAWTDYRKTIPYETYRLSLKPGPHTLTVLLGNGMYNVQKTRGRYTKFDATFGPPKLIAELVVRTKDGPQTIPTDTTWQAAPGPITFNSTYGGEDYDARITPTAWAAAALTESPGGVLIAALAPEVIVQHRYATPTVTHPTPNKTVYDLGQNIAGWPHIQVEGPAGATLRLTPGELLNPDGTVSQQSSGSPQWYTYTLRGGAPEDWSPRFSYYGFRYVQAEWITHPEARILHLSGEQLSSNSPVTGAFTTSDPTLNAIHHIIVEAMHNNEATVFTDCPHREKLGWLEETHLVSPGLLFNNDVHALMRATSRNMADAQKPDGMVPTIAPEYVVFGEHGYGVFDDSPEWGSASILAPWVTYRFYGDTNDLATAYPTMQAYLKFLQSKAVDGIVAYGLGDWYDIGPGGPGFGKQTTLGVTGTLMLYEDAAVMQKIATLLHHPEDAATYAALAEREKQAFNKRFWNDQTQTYDQGSQTANAMPLALGIVPEEKRAAVLAHIIADIHAHNDHVTTGEVGYPYMMRALMQANRSDVLLAMLLRKDAPSYASQLAAGATALTEAWDANPKSSQDHFMLGGAEEFFYRGLAGIDIDLSRPEKLILHPALLAGLNEVTATYLSPMGRIASTWKRTPTQTTLTVTVPIATTVIVPAPESANIHAPKADLIHREATQATYKVQPGTYTFLIAH; encoded by the coding sequence ATGTTCCGTCACATCCTGGCACTCTCCCTCCTGTCCATCGCCGCCTCCGCACAACAGCCCCTGACCACCGCGCAATGGATCCAGGCGCCTTTCAGCACCCCACGCGACGGAGCCGAACTCGACGGCTCGCACCCCATGCCCGTCTTCCGCCGCGCCTTCACAACCACGGGCACCGAAGCCACCCTCCACATCGCCGGTCTTGGCCAGTTCCAGGCCAGCATCGACGGCGTCCCCATCGGCCCCACCGGCCTCCACGAAGCCTGGACCGACTACCGCAAGACCATCCCCTACGAGACCTATCGCCTCTCCCTCAAGCCCGGCCCCCACACCCTCACAGTGCTCCTCGGCAACGGCATGTACAACGTGCAGAAGACCAGGGGCCGTTACACCAAGTTCGACGCCACCTTCGGCCCGCCAAAACTCATCGCCGAGTTGGTCGTTCGTACGAAAGACGGCCCCCAAACCATCCCAACCGACACCACCTGGCAAGCCGCACCCGGCCCCATCACCTTCAACTCCACCTACGGCGGCGAAGACTACGACGCCCGCATCACACCCACGGCATGGGCGGCCGCCGCCCTCACCGAATCCCCCGGGGGCGTCCTCATCGCAGCCCTTGCCCCGGAGGTCATCGTCCAGCACCGCTACGCCACCCCAACCGTTACCCACCCCACCCCCAACAAAACCGTCTACGACCTCGGCCAGAACATCGCCGGATGGCCTCACATCCAGGTCGAGGGTCCCGCCGGAGCCACCCTCCGCCTCACCCCCGGTGAACTTCTCAACCCCGACGGCACCGTATCCCAGCAAAGTTCCGGCTCACCCCAGTGGTACACCTACACCCTCCGTGGCGGCGCGCCCGAGGACTGGTCCCCCCGCTTCAGCTACTACGGCTTCCGCTACGTCCAGGCCGAATGGATCACCCACCCCGAAGCCCGCATCCTCCACCTCTCCGGCGAACAACTCAGCTCCAACTCACCCGTCACCGGCGCCTTCACCACCTCCGACCCGACCCTCAACGCCATCCACCACATCATCGTCGAGGCCATGCACAACAACGAGGCCACCGTCTTCACCGACTGCCCGCATCGTGAAAAACTAGGCTGGCTCGAAGAGACCCACCTCGTCTCCCCCGGTCTCCTCTTCAACAACGACGTCCATGCCCTCATGCGCGCCACCAGCCGCAACATGGCCGACGCCCAGAAACCCGACGGCATGGTCCCCACCATCGCCCCCGAGTACGTCGTCTTCGGCGAACATGGCTACGGCGTCTTCGACGACTCGCCCGAGTGGGGCTCCGCCTCCATCCTCGCCCCCTGGGTGACCTACCGCTTCTACGGCGACACCAACGACCTCGCCACTGCCTACCCCACCATGCAGGCCTACCTCAAATTCCTGCAGTCGAAGGCCGTCGACGGCATCGTCGCCTACGGCCTCGGCGACTGGTACGACATCGGCCCCGGAGGACCGGGTTTCGGGAAACAGACCACCCTCGGCGTCACCGGCACCCTGATGCTCTACGAAGACGCCGCCGTCATGCAGAAGATCGCGACCCTGCTCCACCACCCCGAAGACGCCGCCACCTACGCCGCGCTCGCCGAACGCGAGAAGCAAGCCTTCAACAAACGCTTCTGGAACGACCAGACCCAAACCTACGATCAGGGCAGCCAGACCGCCAACGCCATGCCGCTCGCTCTCGGCATCGTTCCCGAGGAGAAGCGCGCCGCTGTCCTCGCACACATCATCGCCGACATCCACGCTCACAACGATCACGTCACCACGGGTGAAGTCGGCTATCCCTACATGATGCGCGCCCTCATGCAAGCCAATCGCAGCGATGTCCTTCTCGCCATGCTCCTCCGCAAAGACGCCCCCAGCTACGCGTCGCAACTAGCCGCAGGCGCCACCGCCCTCACCGAGGCCTGGGACGCCAATCCCAAGTCCAGCCAGGATCACTTCATGCTCGGCGGTGCCGAGGAGTTCTTCTACCGCGGTCTCGCCGGCATCGACATCGATCTCTCCCGCCCGGAAAAGCTCATCCTTCACCCAGCCCTCCTCGCAGGCCTCAACGAGGTCACCGCAACCTACCTCTCTCCCATGGGCAGGATCGCCAGCACATGGAAGCGCACTCCCACACAAACCACGCTCACCGTCACCGTCCCCATCGCAACCACCGTCATCGTTCCCGCCCCGGAATCTGCCAACATCCACGCCCCTAAGGCAGACCTGATTCACCGCGAAGCCACTCAGGCCACGTATAAGGTCCAACCCGGCACCTACACCTTCCTCATCGCCCACTAA
- a CDS encoding RNA polymerase sigma factor, translating to MQIAMDASTIYPGYRVTIINELDDIDALVAQYWPRIFRYVSFSINDADLAQTITQDCFLKAFNARTSFRGDCSVNTWLISIANNLIRDQVRLKKFQFWRKAQNTALDVTELGSFLPSGESSAESRLLARERMEQVKVAIDQLSVNQRRVFLLRFFEGMNLEEISQSTGMPVNTVKTHLLRGTSAVRAKLGGKL from the coding sequence ATGCAAATCGCCATGGATGCATCTACTATTTATCCGGGATACCGGGTGACGATCATCAATGAACTCGACGACATCGACGCCCTGGTAGCGCAGTATTGGCCGAGGATCTTCCGCTACGTCTCGTTCTCGATCAACGACGCGGATCTCGCTCAGACCATTACGCAGGACTGTTTCCTCAAGGCCTTCAACGCGCGCACCTCGTTTCGCGGCGACTGCTCCGTGAATACGTGGCTGATCTCCATTGCGAACAACCTCATCCGCGATCAGGTGCGGCTGAAGAAGTTCCAGTTCTGGCGCAAGGCGCAGAACACCGCGCTGGACGTCACCGAGCTCGGCTCATTCCTCCCCTCGGGTGAGAGCTCAGCGGAGTCGCGGCTTCTGGCCAGGGAGCGCATGGAGCAGGTAAAGGTGGCCATCGACCAACTCTCCGTCAACCAGAGACGCGTCTTTTTGCTCCGCTTCTTTGAAGGAATGAATCTCGAGGAGATCTCGCAGTCGACCGGCATGCCCGTGAATACCGTGAAGACGCATCTTCTGCGCGGAACAAGCGCCGTTCGAGCGAAACTGGGAGGAAAGCTATGA